Proteins from one Ananas comosus cultivar F153 linkage group 5, ASM154086v1, whole genome shotgun sequence genomic window:
- the LOC109710159 gene encoding ubiquitin carboxyl-terminal hydrolase 15 isoform X2: MLQLQEAHVPALFLVFVVLPLVTYILLGIWGEAAKKKARISVLAQRAAEEALRVEAMACADVIMPTSPSLRHGFHECAMCLAPATTRCSRCKSVRYCSGKCQIIHWRQGHKQICQQWCDNVINGSPGLSATEAVHQKYFPKSLNGPVVGTDTEGSWNCDDPGDPSNDPSNIAADKSQDAGTGMHSSERSPNKSKRVSFRSEDGIPFALNENCSSAMHEGTVFSENTSKEALSGHKLINGDLASDDMHKNQDAGAYIAKNIPHQLHKSASETRKASKKSSSPGAPIPSHLGNKVISELETGICDTSDKIGNCEGGSASSVAVKGNTTYKKPPYTHRQKVSVSQKSEDQLLEEYHSRGIERNSCKKNELRYSELTNCTKNQYNGFSNTGGMKSESSKKPGKLLKCTLVGLLNDKKRNKVLFPYEDLVKFFQSEVLGISPRGLLNCGNSCYANAVLQCLTCTKPLMIYLLLRLHSKACSAKKWCLMCELEQYASMLRECGGPLSPSRILSNMRNIGCRLGGGSQEDAHEFLRLLVMSMQSSCLEGLGGEKELDPRLQETTLIQQIFGGRLRSKVKCLRCYHESERYENIMDLTLEIHGWVESLEDALTQFTAPEDLDGENMYRCGRCSAYVKARKQLSLHEVPNILTIVLKRFQTGQFGKINKCVTFPDMLDMIPFVTGTADNPPLYLLYAVVVHLDTQNASFSGHYVSYVKDMQGTWLRIDDSQVQTVSLSQVMSEGAYMLFYSRSFPRPPRVYIEKQLLQASSSSKLNTPKSQKASKSEQHKQSEIPSVEDATSWVYDFRLEFREDNNKDQTGPFTDTYSVDFSDATTTSSDWSFFTSSDESSFTTESTRDSFSTVDYGDNVGSDPISSIFGAYYGTEYSQGNVISCRKFSPCGPQTKFFPESMGRDVHRGRYLIRNFASPAGPLDLGSNYNVYGRYGSNPKDGFVQTSGLCDM; the protein is encoded by the exons ATGCTCCAGCTACAAGAAGCTCATGTACCCGCGCTCTTTCTGGTCTTCGTTGTGCTTCCGCTGGTAACTTATATTCTTCTTGGGATATGGGGTGAGGCGGCGAAGAAGAAAGCAAGGATAAGTGTGCTTGCTCAGCGAGCCGCTGAGGAAGCACTTAGAGTAGAAGCGATGGCTTGTGCTGATGTTATAATGCCAACTAGTCCTTCTTTGAGACATGGGTTTCATGAATGCGCCATGTGCCTCGCCCCTGCTACGACTCGCTGCTCAAGATGCAAGTCTGTTAGATACTG TTCTGGGAAGTGTCAAATAATTCACTGGAGGCAGGGACACAAGCAAATATGTCAACAGTGGTGTGATAACGTTATAAATGGCTCCCCAGGCCTATCTGCTACAGAAGCAGTTCATCAGAAGTACTTCCCAAAAAGCTTGAATGGTCCAGTTGTTGGAACTGATACTGAAGGTTCATGGAACTGTGATGATCCTGGTGATCCATCAAATGATCCATCTAATATCGCAGCTGATAAATCTCAAGATGCAGGGACTGGAATGCATTCTTCAGAAAGGTCTCCCAACAAATCAAAGCGAGTGTCCTTTAGAAGTGAAGATGGTATTCCTTTTGCCTTGAATGAAAATTGTAGCAGTGCTATGCATGAGGGCACGGTGTTTTCAGAGAATACATCGAAGGAAGCTCTTTCCGGACATAAG TTAATAAATGGGGATTTGGCTTCTGATGACATGCATAAGAATCAAGATGCTGGTGCGTACATTGCCAAAAATATTCCGCACCAGCTTCATAAATCAGCAAGTGAAACAAGAAAAGCTTCCAAAAAAAGCAGCTCACCTGGAGCACCAATTCCGTCTCATTTGGGTAATAAAGTGATAAGTGAGTTGGAAACTGGAATTTGTGACACTTCAGATAAGATTGGAAATTGTGAGGGTGGATCTGCTTCTTCTGTTGCCGTTAAAGGTAACACGACATATAAGAAACCTCCATACACACACAGGCAAAAAGTTTCTGTATCTCAAAAATCGGAAGACCAGTTGTTAGAAGAGTACCATTCTCGTGGTATAGAAAGAAATTCATGCAAGAAAAATGAATTGA gatacTCTGAATTGACAAATTGCACGAAGAACCAATACAATGGGTTCTCAAACACAGGAGGGATGAAGAGTGAAAGCTCAAAGAAGCCCGGGAAGTTACTTAAATGTACTCTTGTTGGATTGTTAAATgataagaaaaggaataag GTGTTGTTTCCATACGAGGATCTTGTGAAGTTTTTTCAGAGCGAAGTCCTGGGAATTTCTCCTAGGGGTCTTCTTAATTGTGGAAATAG TTGCTACGCTAATGCTGTCTTACAGTGTCTTACTTGCACGAAACCCCTCATGATCTACCTGCTTTTGCGATTGCACTCCAAAGCTt GTTCTGCAAAAAAATGGTGCCTTATGTGTGAACTTGAGCAATATGCTTCAATGTTACGGGAATGTGGAGGCCCTTTATCTCCAAGTAGGATCCTTTCAAATATGAGAAATATTGGTTGTCGTTTGGGCGGAGGAAGCCAGGAAGATGCTCATGAGTTTTTAAG GCTTCTTGTAATGTCTATGCAATCCTCCTGCCTCGAGGGACTCGGCGGTGAAAAGGAACTCGACCCAAGACTACAAGAGACAACACTAATACAACAGATTTTCGGTGGTCGCCTCAGATCAAAG GTCAAGTGCCTCAGATGCTATCATGAGTCTGAGAGATACGAGAATATCATGGATCTTACTTTGGAGATACATGGATGGGTGGAGTCCTTGGAAGATGCCCTAACACAGTTTACTGCTCCCGAGGATTTAGATGGAGAAAACATGTATAGATGTGGAAG GTGTTCTGCGTACGTCAAAGCCAGGAAACAATTAAGTCTGCATGAGGTGCCAAACATCTTAACCATAGTTCTGAAGAGATTCCAG ACAGGGCAATTCGGGAAAATCAATAAATGCGTTACTTTCCCTGACATGCTGGATATGATACCCTTTGTGACTGGAACTGCAGACAACCCTCCTCTTTACCTTTTGTATGCGGTGGTTGTACATTTAGATACACAGAATGCATCATTCAGCGGACATTATGTCTCATATGTCAAAGATATGCAAGGAACATGGCTAAGAATCGACGACTCTCAG GTGCAAACTGTATCATTGAGTCAGGTGATGTCAGAAGGTGCATACATGTTATTCTATTCAAG GTCTTTCCCCCGGCCTCCGAGAGTTTACATTGAAAAGCAACTTCTCCAAgcctcatcttcttccaagCTCAACACCCCCAAATCCCAAAAAGCTTCGAAAAGTGAACAACATAAACAATCCGAAATTCCTTCCGTTGAAGATGCGACAAGTTGGGTATATGATTTTAGACTGGAATTTAGAGAAGACAACAACAAGGACCAGACTGGACCGTTCACAGATACATACAGTGTAGATTTCTCTGATGCTACTACTACATCGAGCGACTGGTCTTTCTTCACGAGCTCTGACGAATCATCCTTCACCACCGAGAGCACCAGGGATTCATTTAGCACAGTGGATTATGGAGATAATGTAGGAAGCGATCCAATTTCCTCTATATTCGGCGCATATTATGGCACAGAGTACTCTCAGGGAAATGTCATTTCATGTAGGAAGTTCTCGCCTTGTGGACCGCAAACGAAGTTCTTCCCTGAGAGCATGGGCCGTGATGTACATAGAGGTAGGTATCTAATTCGAAACTTTGCTTCTCCTGCTGGCCCTTTAGATTTGGGTAGTAACTATAATGTGTATGGTCGATACGGGAGTAATCCCAAAGATGGTTTTGTCCAAACTTCTGGATTATGTGACATGTAA
- the LOC109710951 gene encoding uncharacterized protein LOC109710951, protein MASQAIESQREGAEVYAGAEICKKKSMELLEEMHLPRGLLPLAELEEVGYNRATGFVWLRQKRAITHAFKRIGRTVSYAAEVTAYVEDRRMKRMTGVKSRELLIWITISDMYIDDPDAKRITFKTPTGIGRSFPVSAFEEEEAAPAPAPAPAPAPAAANNK, encoded by the coding sequence ATGGCGTCGCAGGCGATCGAGAGCCAGAGGGAGGGGGCGGAGGTGTACGCGGGGGCGGAGATATGCAAGAAGAAGTCGATGGAGCTGCTGGAGGAGATGCACCTGCCGAGGGGGCTGCTGCCGCTGGCGGAGCTGGAGGAGGTGGGGTACAACAGGGCGACGGGGTTCGTGTGGCTGCGGCAGAAGCGGGCCATCACGCACGCCTTCAAGCGGATTGGCAGGACCGTGTCCTACGCCGCCGAGGTCACGGCGTACGTCGAGGACCGTCGGATGAAGCGGATGACCGGCGTCAAGAGCAGGGAGCTCCTCATCTGGATCACCATCTCCGACATGTACATCGACGACCCCGACGCCAAGCGCATCACCTTCAAAACCCCCACCGGGATCGGCCGATCCTTCCCCGTCTCCGCCTTCGAGGAGGAAGAAGCcgcaccagcaccagcaccagcaccagcaccagcaccagcagCGGCCAACAACAAGTGA
- the LOC109710585 gene encoding prefoldin subunit 6 — protein sequence MASSSPALRELQRDLENQANALSKIQKDIAKNHQVRKQYTIQLGENELVLKELELLNESANVYKLIGPVLVKQDLAEAKANVKKRIEYISAELKRLDGTLQDLEDKQNSKKESILKLQQRIQTVQAGKAKS from the exons ATGGCTTCGTCGTCTCCGGCGCTTCGCGAACTCCAGCGCGACCTCGAGAACCAAGCCAACGCCCTCAGCAAGATCCAAAAAg ATATTGCGAAGAACCACCAGGTGCGGAAGCAGTACACGATCCAGCTCGGTGAGAACGAGCTCGTCCTCAAG GAGCTGGAGCTATTGAACGAAAGTGCCAATGTATACAAGCTGATCGGGCCGGTGCTGGTGAAGCAGGACCTCGCCGAGGCGAAGGCCAATGTTAAGAAGAGAATTGAGTACATCTCCGCGGAACT AAAACGGCTTGATGGGACCCTTCAGGATTTAGAGGACAAGCAAAATAGCAAGAAGGAATCG ATTCTTAAGTTACAACAGAGGATTCAGACTGTACAAGCTGGAAAAGCGAAGTCCTAG
- the LOC109710159 gene encoding ubiquitin carboxyl-terminal hydrolase 15 isoform X1, giving the protein MLQLQEAHVPALFLVFVVLPLVTYILLGIWGEAAKKKARISVLAQRAAEEALRVEAMACADVIMPTSPSLRHGFHECAMCLAPATTRCSRCKSVRYCSGKCQIIHWRQGHKQICQQWCDNVINGSPGLSATEAVHQKYFPKSLNGPVVGTDTEGSWNCDDPGDPSNDPSNIAADKSQDAGTGMHSSERSPNKSKRVSFRSEDGIPFALNENCSSAMHEGTVFSENTSKEALSGHKLINGDLASDDMHKNQDAGAYIAKNIPHQLHKSASETRKASKKSSSPGAPIPSHLGNKVISELETGICDTSDKIGNCEGGSASSVAVKGNTTYKKPPYTHRQKVSVSQKSEDQLLEEYHSRGIERNSCKKNELRYSELTNCTKNQYNGFSNTGGMKSESSKKPGKLLKCTLVGLLNDKKRNKTLQVLFPYEDLVKFFQSEVLGISPRGLLNCGNSCYANAVLQCLTCTKPLMIYLLLRLHSKACSAKKWCLMCELEQYASMLRECGGPLSPSRILSNMRNIGCRLGGGSQEDAHEFLRLLVMSMQSSCLEGLGGEKELDPRLQETTLIQQIFGGRLRSKVKCLRCYHESERYENIMDLTLEIHGWVESLEDALTQFTAPEDLDGENMYRCGRCSAYVKARKQLSLHEVPNILTIVLKRFQTGQFGKINKCVTFPDMLDMIPFVTGTADNPPLYLLYAVVVHLDTQNASFSGHYVSYVKDMQGTWLRIDDSQVQTVSLSQVMSEGAYMLFYSRSFPRPPRVYIEKQLLQASSSSKLNTPKSQKASKSEQHKQSEIPSVEDATSWVYDFRLEFREDNNKDQTGPFTDTYSVDFSDATTTSSDWSFFTSSDESSFTTESTRDSFSTVDYGDNVGSDPISSIFGAYYGTEYSQGNVISCRKFSPCGPQTKFFPESMGRDVHRGRYLIRNFASPAGPLDLGSNYNVYGRYGSNPKDGFVQTSGLCDM; this is encoded by the exons ATGCTCCAGCTACAAGAAGCTCATGTACCCGCGCTCTTTCTGGTCTTCGTTGTGCTTCCGCTGGTAACTTATATTCTTCTTGGGATATGGGGTGAGGCGGCGAAGAAGAAAGCAAGGATAAGTGTGCTTGCTCAGCGAGCCGCTGAGGAAGCACTTAGAGTAGAAGCGATGGCTTGTGCTGATGTTATAATGCCAACTAGTCCTTCTTTGAGACATGGGTTTCATGAATGCGCCATGTGCCTCGCCCCTGCTACGACTCGCTGCTCAAGATGCAAGTCTGTTAGATACTG TTCTGGGAAGTGTCAAATAATTCACTGGAGGCAGGGACACAAGCAAATATGTCAACAGTGGTGTGATAACGTTATAAATGGCTCCCCAGGCCTATCTGCTACAGAAGCAGTTCATCAGAAGTACTTCCCAAAAAGCTTGAATGGTCCAGTTGTTGGAACTGATACTGAAGGTTCATGGAACTGTGATGATCCTGGTGATCCATCAAATGATCCATCTAATATCGCAGCTGATAAATCTCAAGATGCAGGGACTGGAATGCATTCTTCAGAAAGGTCTCCCAACAAATCAAAGCGAGTGTCCTTTAGAAGTGAAGATGGTATTCCTTTTGCCTTGAATGAAAATTGTAGCAGTGCTATGCATGAGGGCACGGTGTTTTCAGAGAATACATCGAAGGAAGCTCTTTCCGGACATAAG TTAATAAATGGGGATTTGGCTTCTGATGACATGCATAAGAATCAAGATGCTGGTGCGTACATTGCCAAAAATATTCCGCACCAGCTTCATAAATCAGCAAGTGAAACAAGAAAAGCTTCCAAAAAAAGCAGCTCACCTGGAGCACCAATTCCGTCTCATTTGGGTAATAAAGTGATAAGTGAGTTGGAAACTGGAATTTGTGACACTTCAGATAAGATTGGAAATTGTGAGGGTGGATCTGCTTCTTCTGTTGCCGTTAAAGGTAACACGACATATAAGAAACCTCCATACACACACAGGCAAAAAGTTTCTGTATCTCAAAAATCGGAAGACCAGTTGTTAGAAGAGTACCATTCTCGTGGTATAGAAAGAAATTCATGCAAGAAAAATGAATTGA gatacTCTGAATTGACAAATTGCACGAAGAACCAATACAATGGGTTCTCAAACACAGGAGGGATGAAGAGTGAAAGCTCAAAGAAGCCCGGGAAGTTACTTAAATGTACTCTTGTTGGATTGTTAAATgataagaaaaggaataag ACATTGCAGGTGTTGTTTCCATACGAGGATCTTGTGAAGTTTTTTCAGAGCGAAGTCCTGGGAATTTCTCCTAGGGGTCTTCTTAATTGTGGAAATAG TTGCTACGCTAATGCTGTCTTACAGTGTCTTACTTGCACGAAACCCCTCATGATCTACCTGCTTTTGCGATTGCACTCCAAAGCTt GTTCTGCAAAAAAATGGTGCCTTATGTGTGAACTTGAGCAATATGCTTCAATGTTACGGGAATGTGGAGGCCCTTTATCTCCAAGTAGGATCCTTTCAAATATGAGAAATATTGGTTGTCGTTTGGGCGGAGGAAGCCAGGAAGATGCTCATGAGTTTTTAAG GCTTCTTGTAATGTCTATGCAATCCTCCTGCCTCGAGGGACTCGGCGGTGAAAAGGAACTCGACCCAAGACTACAAGAGACAACACTAATACAACAGATTTTCGGTGGTCGCCTCAGATCAAAG GTCAAGTGCCTCAGATGCTATCATGAGTCTGAGAGATACGAGAATATCATGGATCTTACTTTGGAGATACATGGATGGGTGGAGTCCTTGGAAGATGCCCTAACACAGTTTACTGCTCCCGAGGATTTAGATGGAGAAAACATGTATAGATGTGGAAG GTGTTCTGCGTACGTCAAAGCCAGGAAACAATTAAGTCTGCATGAGGTGCCAAACATCTTAACCATAGTTCTGAAGAGATTCCAG ACAGGGCAATTCGGGAAAATCAATAAATGCGTTACTTTCCCTGACATGCTGGATATGATACCCTTTGTGACTGGAACTGCAGACAACCCTCCTCTTTACCTTTTGTATGCGGTGGTTGTACATTTAGATACACAGAATGCATCATTCAGCGGACATTATGTCTCATATGTCAAAGATATGCAAGGAACATGGCTAAGAATCGACGACTCTCAG GTGCAAACTGTATCATTGAGTCAGGTGATGTCAGAAGGTGCATACATGTTATTCTATTCAAG GTCTTTCCCCCGGCCTCCGAGAGTTTACATTGAAAAGCAACTTCTCCAAgcctcatcttcttccaagCTCAACACCCCCAAATCCCAAAAAGCTTCGAAAAGTGAACAACATAAACAATCCGAAATTCCTTCCGTTGAAGATGCGACAAGTTGGGTATATGATTTTAGACTGGAATTTAGAGAAGACAACAACAAGGACCAGACTGGACCGTTCACAGATACATACAGTGTAGATTTCTCTGATGCTACTACTACATCGAGCGACTGGTCTTTCTTCACGAGCTCTGACGAATCATCCTTCACCACCGAGAGCACCAGGGATTCATTTAGCACAGTGGATTATGGAGATAATGTAGGAAGCGATCCAATTTCCTCTATATTCGGCGCATATTATGGCACAGAGTACTCTCAGGGAAATGTCATTTCATGTAGGAAGTTCTCGCCTTGTGGACCGCAAACGAAGTTCTTCCCTGAGAGCATGGGCCGTGATGTACATAGAGGTAGGTATCTAATTCGAAACTTTGCTTCTCCTGCTGGCCCTTTAGATTTGGGTAGTAACTATAATGTGTATGGTCGATACGGGAGTAATCCCAAAGATGGTTTTGTCCAAACTTCTGGATTATGTGACATGTAA
- the LOC109710586 gene encoding uncharacterized protein LOC109710586, translated as MRFPTLKHSFSLLPFPSHIHVSLCLSSSSSLFSSPSLPHHHHHHHHHEDDDVASSLPNPYDLMKEDPIQICSDLWVRSFLLLQRSALSPSYPWGASTHLLLRSPADPPSTRPISRRKFRALIASAPPPFQDRVVQELLLLILEPVFEPRFSSKSHAFRPGRGPHTVLRTIRSNFAGYLWFLKADLTDVADGLTPDVIIRCLEKCVTDRNVLRLIKSALKRPIRVGSLPPDKQEVDKLAKKRMKRKMLRKARKKKVLNENEPKPDPYWLRTFFEFAPDEAKGIPHYGHCGILSPLLANICFTELDNWMEDKIYDYFCPSKLDSIWKESIDDGCHNPSWPEFVPSSGKEKTRKMDYIRYGSHILIGIRGPREDAVDLRRNLIEFCETTFGLRLENSKVEIEHISRGIEFLDHVICRRVIYPTLRYTATGGKVVSEKGVGTLLSVTASLQRCIRHFRQLELVKGDRDPEPLPCMPMLYSGQAHTNSQMNKFLETMADWYRYADNRKKIVGFCAYVVRSSLAKLYAARYRLKSRAKVYKIASRDLSRPLTESTRNDAPEYSDLLRMGLVDAIEGVQFSRMSSIPSCDYTPLPRNWVPHHELVLREYIKLQDPKFFCELLKTVKRQELISPQEDISKMVWSHKIHGILSKKSSRTLKEKGKSDDTSYADKIYLLG; from the coding sequence ATGCGCTTCCCAACTCTCAaacactctttctctcttctacCCTTCCCCTCCCATATCCACGTTTCCCTatgcctctcctcctcctcgtccctCTTCTCCTCACCTTCTcttccccaccaccaccaccaccaccaccaccatgaAGACGACGACGTCGCCTCCTCCCTCCCCAATCCCTACGACCTCATGAAGGAGGACCCCATCCAAATATGCTCCGACCTCTGGGTCcgctccttcctcctcctccaacgCTCCGCCCTCTCCCCTTCCTACCCTTGGGGCGCCTCcacccacctcctcctccgctccccCGCTGACCCTCCCTCCACGCGCCCCATCTCCCGCCGCAAGTTCCGAGCCCTAATCGCCTCCGCACCCCCGCCGTTCCAGGACCGCGTCGTCCAGGAGCTCCTCCTACTCATCCTTGAACCTGTTTTCGAACCCCGCTTCTCGTCCAAATCCCATGCCTTTCGCCCCGGCCGAGGCCCCCACACCGTCCTCCGCACAATCCGCTCCAACTTCGCCGGGTACCTCTGGTTCCTTAAAGCCGACCTCACAGACGTTGCCGATGGGCTCACCCCGGACGTGATCATAAGGTGTTTGGAGAAATGCGTCACTGACCGGAACGTCCTCCGCTTGATCAAATCTGCACTTAAGAGACCCATTCGGGTCGGCTCTTTACCCCCAGATAAACAAGAAGTCGATAAATTGGCTAAGAAGAGGATGAAGCGGAAGATGCTAAGGAAAGCCAGGAAGAAGAAGGTGCTGAACGAGAATGAGCCGAAGCCCGACCCATACTGGCTAAGAACTTTCTTTGAATTTGCTCCTGACGAGGCTAAGGGAATTCCTCACTATGGGCATTGCGGAATTTTAAGCCCATTGCTTGCTAACATATGTTTCACCGAATTAGACAATTGGATGGAGGATAAGATATACGATTACTTCTGCCCATCGAAGCTTGACTCCATTTGGAAGGAATCAATTGATGACGGTTGCCATAATCCATCATGGCCCGAATTCGTTCCATCGAGCGGGAAAGAGAAGACGAGAAAGATGGATTATATCCGTTACGGGTCCCACATTTTGATCGGAATTCGAGGCCCGAGAGAGGATGCGGTGGACTTGAGAAGGAATTTGATCGAATTCTGCGAAACCACGTTTGGACTTAGGTTGGAGAATTCGAAAGTAGAGATCGAGCACATATCGAGGGGAATTGAATTCTTGGATCATGTGATATGCCGACGAGTGATATACCCTACACTGCGTTACACGGCCACTGGGGGTAAAGTTGTAAGTGAGAAAGGAGTTGGAACATTGCTTTCAGTAACTGCGAGCTTGCAGCGATGTATAAGACACTTCAGGCAGCTCGAACTTGTCAAAGGGGATCGCGATCCCGAGCCATTGCCTTGCATGCCGATGCTTTATTCTGGACAAGCCCACACCAATTCTCAGATGAATAAGTTCCTTGAAACCATGGCGGATTGGTATAGATATGCagataatagaaagaaaattgTTGGTTTTTGTGCCTATGTTGTAAGGAGTTCTTTGGCTAAGCTGTATGCTGCAAGGTATAGATTGAAGTCCCGTGCTAAGGTCTACAAGATCGCCTCGCGTGATCTCAGCCGTCCATTGACGGAAAGCACAAGAAATGATGCACCTGAGTATTCTGACCTTTTGAGAATGGGGCTTGTTGATGCCATTGAGGGGGTTCAGTTCTCTCGCATGTCGTCGATTCCTTCTTGTGATTATACCCCTTTGCCTAGGAATTGGGTGCCTCACCATGAACTCGTGTTGCGTGAATATATTAAGCTGCAAGATCCAAAGTTCTTCTGTGAATTGCTTAAGACGGTCAAGCGTCAGGAATTAATTTCACCCCAGGAGGATATATCAAAGATGGTGTGGAGCCATAAAATTCATGGCATTTTGAGCAAGAAATCATCAAGAACTTtaaaagagaagggaaagagTGACGATACTTCCTATGCTGACAAAATATATCTATTAGGGTAA